One genomic window of Salipiger abyssi includes the following:
- a CDS encoding FadR/GntR family transcriptional regulator has product MSLRGQPLKVNYAYRQIADAIQAQILDGSLPPGERLPGEVALAEMFGVTRSTVREGLRQLESDGLVHRPSPRRLEVAMPQIDQLATRAGRAMVLMKVTFRELWQVALETEPLAAALAAEHATPDTVAQLEDLHVRLIEAEEDEQETIRIDTEFHSLIAEMGQNRVLILAREPIALLLYRGFTQVAPKVPQAFGRQIEAHAHVLAAIRNRDQETARFWARRHIEDFWRGIQIAGLEDETPMTNAKAM; this is encoded by the coding sequence ATGAGCCTGCGCGGTCAGCCGCTCAAGGTGAATTACGCCTATCGCCAGATTGCCGACGCGATCCAGGCGCAGATCCTCGACGGGTCGCTGCCGCCCGGCGAGCGGCTGCCGGGCGAGGTCGCGCTTGCGGAGATGTTCGGCGTCACGCGCAGCACCGTTCGTGAGGGGCTGCGGCAGCTGGAAAGCGACGGGCTGGTGCACCGTCCGTCGCCGCGCCGGCTCGAAGTGGCAATGCCGCAGATCGACCAGCTCGCGACGCGGGCGGGGCGGGCGATGGTGCTGATGAAGGTCACGTTCCGCGAGCTCTGGCAGGTCGCGCTCGAGACCGAACCGCTTGCCGCCGCGCTGGCAGCCGAACACGCGACGCCGGACACCGTGGCGCAGCTCGAAGACCTGCATGTGCGCCTGATCGAGGCGGAAGAGGACGAGCAGGAGACGATCCGGATCGATACCGAGTTCCACTCACTGATCGCCGAGATGGGCCAGAACCGGGTGCTGATCCTTGCGCGCGAGCCGATCGCGCTGCTGCTCTATCGGGGCTTTACTCAGGTCGCACCCAAGGTGCCGCAGGCCTTCGGGCGGCAGATCGAGGCGCATGCGCATGTGCTTGCCGCCATCCGAAACCGCGATCAGGAAACCGCCCGTTTCTGGGCGCGGCGTCATATCGAGGATTTCTGGCGCGGCATCCAGATCGCCGGGCTCGAAGACGAGACTCCAATGACGAACGCAAAGGCCATGTAG
- a CDS encoding phosphotransferase family protein, with protein MPVDPDFDPAALEQVLGGPVELCPVAGGQSNPTWFVTQGARELVLRKKPGGATLSSAHAVDREYRVMKALAGSGVPVPEMVLFEEDPAVLGTPFYLMERLSGSVSESSALPDLAPDRRRALYHDAARVLARLHRLDWRAAGLEGFGKTEGYYARQVVRWGRQWEATRVQSDRLIEELATWFAGNVPEESPAAVVHGDYRIGNLIYETGAGRIAGVLDWELSTLGDPMADLAHWMMFYRLAPDQLGGLAGLDLDALGIPGPSEFLDRYRAEGGSQGDFTPFHRAFAFYRMAVIFEGITARAKSGQASGADALEVGALAPVCARLAAEILSKDANGF; from the coding sequence ATGCCCGTAGATCCGGATTTCGATCCTGCCGCGCTCGAACAGGTGCTGGGCGGGCCGGTGGAACTGTGCCCTGTCGCCGGCGGCCAGTCCAACCCGACCTGGTTCGTGACGCAGGGCGCGCGCGAGCTGGTGTTGCGCAAGAAGCCCGGTGGCGCGACCCTGTCGAGCGCCCATGCGGTGGACCGCGAATACCGCGTGATGAAGGCACTGGCCGGCAGCGGCGTGCCGGTGCCGGAGATGGTGCTCTTCGAGGAGGATCCGGCGGTTCTCGGCACGCCCTTCTATCTCATGGAGCGACTGAGCGGCAGCGTCTCCGAGAGCAGCGCGCTGCCCGACCTCGCGCCCGACAGGCGCCGCGCGCTTTACCACGATGCGGCGCGGGTGCTGGCCAGGCTGCACCGGCTCGACTGGCGCGCGGCGGGGCTGGAGGGGTTCGGCAAGACCGAAGGCTATTATGCCCGGCAGGTCGTGCGCTGGGGCCGTCAATGGGAGGCCACGCGTGTGCAGAGCGACCGGCTGATCGAGGAACTTGCCACATGGTTTGCCGGCAATGTGCCGGAGGAAAGCCCGGCAGCGGTGGTGCATGGCGATTACCGCATCGGCAATCTGATCTACGAGACCGGGGCAGGCCGGATCGCCGGGGTGCTGGACTGGGAGCTCTCGACGCTGGGCGACCCGATGGCGGATCTGGCGCATTGGATGATGTTCTACCGGCTCGCGCCCGATCAGCTCGGCGGCCTGGCCGGGCTGGATCTCGACGCGCTCGGCATTCCCGGCCCGTCGGAATTCCTCGACCGCTACCGCGCCGAGGGTGGGTCGCAGGGCGATTTCACCCCGTTTCACCGCGCCTTTGCCTTCTACCGCATGGCGGTGATCTTCGAAGGCATCACCGCACGGGCGAAATCCGGGCAGGCATCGGGCGCCGACGCGCTGGAGGTGGGCGCGCTCGCCCCGGTCTGCGCGCGGCTCGCGGCAGAGATCCTGTCCAAAGACGCAAACGGCTTCTGA
- a CDS encoding acyl-CoA dehydrogenase family protein, whose protein sequence is MDFDYSERTETYRRQLSDFMEAHVLPANHRYHALAGQGIYPLDVIEPLKARAHAQGLWNLFMPELEESDPGTRLSNLEYAPLAEIMGRVPWSSEVFNCSAPDTGNMEILKRFATPEQKARWLDPLMTGEIRSIVGLTEPDTASSDLTNLATTILPDGDHYIVNGRKWFSTGAKHPNAKLAIVFGISDTDEDADPHRKHSFILVPMDAPGVEVVRDVPIMHHHAPEGHCEVLFRNVRVPADAMLGQPGDGFMLAQARLGPGRIHHCMRTIGQCELALELMCSRALERRTFGKALADNANIQDWIATSRMEIDAARLLMLQTAFRMDRDGARAARVDVSAIKVTAARLQTQVLDRAIQVFGAAGLTPDTPLSFLWTWGRAMRFLDGPDEVHMRVIARNELKKAKGAAGANLWHFVPPQ, encoded by the coding sequence GTGGATTTCGACTATTCGGAACGGACCGAAACCTACCGGCGGCAGTTGAGCGATTTCATGGAGGCGCATGTGCTGCCCGCAAACCACCGCTATCACGCTCTGGCGGGGCAGGGGATCTATCCGCTCGACGTGATCGAGCCGCTGAAGGCGCGGGCCCATGCGCAGGGGCTCTGGAACTTGTTCATGCCCGAGCTGGAAGAGAGCGACCCGGGCACGCGGCTCTCCAATCTCGAATATGCGCCGCTGGCCGAGATCATGGGGCGCGTGCCGTGGAGTTCGGAGGTGTTCAACTGCTCGGCGCCCGACACCGGCAATATGGAGATCCTCAAGCGCTTTGCGACGCCCGAGCAAAAGGCGCGCTGGCTCGATCCGTTGATGACCGGCGAGATCCGCTCCATCGTCGGGCTGACCGAACCCGACACCGCCTCGTCCGACCTAACCAATCTGGCGACCACGATCCTGCCGGATGGGGACCACTACATCGTCAACGGGCGGAAATGGTTCTCGACCGGGGCCAAGCACCCGAATGCGAAGCTCGCCATCGTGTTCGGTATATCCGACACCGACGAAGACGCCGACCCGCATCGCAAGCATTCCTTCATTCTGGTGCCGATGGATGCGCCGGGGGTCGAGGTGGTGCGCGATGTCCCGATCATGCATCACCACGCGCCCGAGGGGCATTGCGAGGTGCTGTTCCGCAATGTGCGCGTGCCCGCCGATGCGATGCTCGGCCAGCCGGGTGACGGCTTCATGCTGGCGCAGGCGCGGCTGGGGCCGGGGCGGATTCACCACTGCATGCGCACCATCGGCCAGTGCGAGCTCGCGCTGGAGCTGATGTGCTCGCGGGCGCTCGAACGCCGGACCTTCGGCAAGGCGCTGGCGGACAACGCAAATATCCAGGACTGGATCGCCACCTCGCGGATGGAGATCGACGCCGCGCGGCTGCTGATGCTGCAAACCGCCTTTCGGATGGACCGGGATGGCGCCAGGGCGGCGCGGGTGGATGTCTCGGCCATCAAGGTCACCGCCGCGCGCTTGCAGACGCAGGTGCTGGACCGCGCAATTCAGGTCTTTGGCGCCGCGGGGCTGACGCCGGACACGCCGCTCAGCTTCCTCTGGACCTGGGGCCGGGCAATGCGCTTTCTCGACGGGCCGGACGAGGTGCATATGCGGGTCATTGCCCGCAACGAGCTGAAAAAGGCGAAAGGCGCGGCGGGCGCGAACCTCTGGCATTTCGTGCCGCCGCAATGA